CATAAGCGTATGTTACCGGTTCTCGAATCCCTGCAGTCTTCAATGCCTCCAGGGTACTTCATTGAGTTGGGTGGCGAGCTGGAGGGCTCATCTGAGGCGCAGGGACATCTGGCGACTTGGATGCCGTTGGCGTTTGCCCTTATTTTTGCCTTGATCGTATGGCAGTTCAACTCAATCAGGCGGGCCGCGGTCATTATGCTCACGATTCCTCTCATCATTGTGGGTGCCACCATCGGTCTGCTCACCATGCAGGCCGTGTTTGGATTTATGACCATTCTCGGTCTGTTGGCACTGGCAGGAATCATTATCAACAATGGCATCGTCATGATCGACAGGATTGAGGAAGAGCGGCTGATTGGGACACCCCCCTATGAGGCTGTCGTACGTTCAGCCCTGTCCCGACTTCGCCCCATCCTGTTATCGGTCTTCACGACAGTGCTTGGCTTGCTACCTTTGATCGTATATCGGGATATTCTCTTCTACGGCATGGCCTCAATGATGGTTTTTGCGCTAATGGTGGGCACGGTTCTCACACTCGGTGTGGTGCCTCTCCTGTACACCCTATTTATGAAGGTGAAGATCCCACATGCGGTCTGATCGAGCGGGTTTTTCGGATTTATGAGACATAACCGATGAGCTTGTGCCCGATCGCTTCGGTCTAGTTCTCAGACTGCCCGTTTTTGAATTCCTTTCCTGTCAGGGTGGCAAGAAAGGCTGCGATATCGGCAATCTCATCCTCTTTGAGCTCGATATCCAACTGGATGCTTCCCATGGTACGGATGACATCCTCCAGGATTTTACCGGAACCGTCATGAAACCAGGGACCGGTGATCGCCACATTGCGCAGTGATGCAACCTTGAACATCATCTCATCCGCTTCGTCTCCGGTCACACGGTGCCGTCCCTTATCCTCTGTATTGTGGAAGTCTTTGTAGACACCCAGTTTCTCGATCAGTGTGCCACCCAGCATGGGACCATCGTGGCATCGAATGCAGTTATGTCGGATGAATCTGGTAAGCCCCGACTGTTCCTGCGTCGTCAGTGCCGATTTATCTCCGCGCATGAAATCGTCGAAGCGGGATTCACTGCGCAGGGTGCGTTCGAAAGCGGCGATGGCCTCTGCCAGATTGGCATAGGAGAGGGGAGGGGTGTCGTCCGGATATGCCTTGGCGAAGGCTTCGACATACTCTGGTATCGCGCCGAGTTTCTTCACCACGCTCTCTTCATCGGGCATGCCCATCTCGATCGGATTCAGTATCGGCTGGCGTGCCTGATCGGCCAGGTCCGCCGCGCGGCCATCCCAGAACTGTGAACTTTGCCACCCGGCGTTCAATACGGTGGGGGTGTTGCGGTTTCCGAGTTCCCCGCGGGCTCCCGGCGAAGTGGGGAGGTTGTCCATGCCGCCCCTGCCGTCCCCAAGCGGATGACAGCTCGCACAGGACTGGGTGTCATTGATGGAGAGGCGGGTGTCGAAATAGAGCTGCTTTCCCAGTTCGATGCGTGCCGGCGTGTCGTTTTCGCTACCGGGCATGGTCTGGGGCAATGCTTCGAAGTAGCGGTTGGCCTTCCTGATGAGGCGATCGGTTTTATCCGCCTGCACGCCGGTGCCGAACAGGAACAGAAACGATACAACAATTAGACTGACCTTTTGATTCATTTCGATTCCCATCAATCAAATAGAAAGGATCGGGTATCGCCTAATGTACGGTGTACCCCATGGCATCTTGCGCAGATGATCACGGCAGCCTCGCCCAGCTTTTTACCTGTCGATTTCGGCTGTTGCCGGGTCAGCGCCTCATCCAGTTCATCGAGCGTACGGGAGCTGGCGTCGCCAAGTATCCGCAGGCGGGGTAGTTCATCTTTGTGACAGGACCCGCAGCTCTCACCCAATCGATACAGTTGCCCCCTGAGCTGTTGGGAGGCCTTCGCCGCACGCGCCCATTGTTTGTCTTCACTGGCGATCTTGATGCGGTTGACCGTCCGGGACAAGGCATCCATGTGAGTGCCGTAGTCCTTCAAGATGCCCTGTTCGTCAGCAATCTGGATGTGGCTGAAATCCGGCGAGCGGTATCGCAGCGCGGCAAGGGCACGATACTCCCGGTGACAGTTTCGGCAGTTGCGCTGAAGCCGTGAAACAGCACTGGTGACGGTTTTGAAATCTCCCAACCGGGCAGCCGTTTCCAACCGTGTAGCCTCGTCGAGTTCCACCTCATCCCGCCACTCCGGCACCATATCGGGCAGCTTGCGAAAATGCTCGACGAACTTGCCGCTCCACTTCTTGGTCAGCATCAGATCCTGCTCGGCGGCATACTCGTCTATAGCCTGCAATTCACGTCTCAGGGCGAACATGGTATGAAGCCAGACCTGTCGCTTGTTTTCAGGTTTGTACCACTGTGATAGGGAGTCGGGCAGCAGTGTGACGTTGCGTTCCTCTTGCGCGACGGATGGACTGTTCTGACTCGTCAGCAGGAGGGTGAAAATGCCGACGAGCCAGAACTGATCTCGATATCTCATTTTATCTTTGGTTTTCCAACTGGACGAAGCGGTTGATCGTGTAAAGTATTTGGGGCTGGCGTGAAATGGTGCTCTCTGGCAGACAAACACGGATATCTGACTATTCTACAACGTGTACGACACCCTTCATCTGGTGACTTTCATGGTGAGGTTCACAGATATAGTGGTAGCTACCCGGTTTATCGAAAGTGCGTTCCCTGATATCGCCGGGGAAGAAGTAATCGCCGGGCTCCTCACCAAGCACCTCAAACCAGGCACTGTGATACTGGCGTTTCTCGTGGTTTTCCCAGCGCACGGTGGTACCGACCTTGACGGTGATCTCCTCCGGCTGGAATTTATAGTCTTTCGCAATGACCGTGACCGTCTCTCCGGCCAAGGTGTATGGCGCAACAAACAGCCCCAACAGCAACAGGATTATGTTAGCTCGAAACATAATGGTTACCTCTGTTCGTCATCTGCCGTTCCCGTTCCTTTGGTGCGGAGAACTCTGCGGTTACTGCGCCACGGCGTTGATCTCCGCATCCGGGTTATCCAGCCCCAGTTTATAGCCGAGTGAGACATGATGGAAGCGGCTGTCGGTATAGTCATCGTGGATCGCAAATCCGAAATTGTAGACTGTCCCCTTTTCGATGTTAACATCGTCGGATAGTTCAGATTTCAGCTTGCGCTTGAAAGTGGCGGTCCAATATCCCGCCTCCTCCGTGATACTCCCCTGTAACGCTTGACCTCCCGTCATGATGCGCTGTTCCAGGACATAGCCGTTCTCCACACTGCCGTTGCCGCTGCTTATCCGTATCAGATCCATGGTTTTATGGGCATCGAGTTCCGCCTGAAGGGCGGCATTGTCTTTCAACTTGTCCCAGCCGCCCAGTTTCTTACCGCGCCGGCCTTTCTCCTCGACCTTGGTGCGCGACTCCTTGATGTATTTGGTCACCCCCTGGCTGAAGTCGAGTGACAGACCTGAGGCTGCCGGATCCTCTGGATGTCCCGGCATGGTGCGCAGGTCTTCGTGGCAGGTGCCCCAACAACCGGCCTGGGAGGCGTATTCCACCTCATCGGTTGCCAGCATGAACGCCAGTTTCACCTGATTGTCGGGGTCCATCTTGCCGCCATCCACGAAAGGGACGGGAACATGCTCGGTGCCTTCCCACTGGAAACGCAGATAGAGATTCTCACCGTCGTGGGTGGCCTGGACCGTCACCGGGATTGCCGCGCGCTTGCCTTCTGGCGGTGTCGGTTCGGCCTTCTGACCGGTAACCATCTTCTCGCCCATATCGGCAGTCTCTTTGTCGTGACAGACTGTGCAGCGATCACCGGCGCGGAAAGGTCTGGCGCCACCGTGGTACTTACCTACCAGGGTCCACTCCATCGAGGTCTGACCGGGATAGAAGAGGGTAATCTGGCGCTCTCCCGTTTTTGACCAGTCCACACCGCTGTCCACTTCATCCCCGGCGGAAGCCGTTGCCTTTTGCGGTGTCGCTGCGGCGACAGCTGCGGTGACCTTGGCTTTTACCGCATTGAGTTCGGCCTGGTCGTTGTCCAGCGCCAGCTTGTAACCGAGTGAAACGTGGTGAAAACGTGCGTCGGTATAGTCGTCATGGATGGCGAAGCCAAAGTTGTAAACAGTACCGGGCTCAAGGGAGATATTGCCCGTACCCGTGGATTTAAGGGGGCGTTTGACTTCAACGGTCCAGAGACCCGCTTCCAGCCAGCCTTGGGCATCGATTTTGCTGCCGTCGTCCATGATGCGTTGCTCAAGCACGTAGCCGTTTTCTGTTTTACCGTTGCTGTTCCAGCGCACCAGGTCCATGTACTTGTGCGCATCCCGCTCCGCCTGGATGGCGGCATCGTCCTTCAGCTTATCCCAACCGCCGAGTTTCTTACCCCGGCGCCCTTTTTCCTCGACCTTGGTGCGTGACTCCTTGATATATTTCGTCACACCGTTGGAGAGATCCAGGTTGAGACCGGCGGCAGCGGCATCTTCGGGGTGTCCGGGCATGGTTCTCAGGTCTTCGTGGCAGGTACCCCAGCAACCGGCCTGGGAGGCGTATTCCACCTCATCGGTCGCCAGCATCAGGGCCAGTTTGACCTGGTTGTCCGGATCCATCTTGCCACCGTCCACGAAGGGGACCGGGACATGTTCCGTGTCTTCCCACTGGAAACGCAAATAGAGATTCTCATCATCATGGGCGGCCTGGACGGTTACGGGGATCGACCCTCGCTTGCCAACGGGTGGTGTGGGTTCCGCTTTCTGCCCGGTAACCATCTTCTCGCCCATGTCGGCAGCCTCTTTATCGTGACAGACTGTGCAGCGATCACCGGCGCGGAAAGGTCTGGCGCCACCGTGATACTTACCCACCAGGGTCCACTCCATGGAGGTCTGACCGGGATAGAAGAGGGTGATCAGACGTTCCGGAGAACCGCTCCAATCGACACCGAAACCGCGAGTGGCAACGGCAGGTACTGTAGTGTCATCTGTCTGATTCGATTTGACCGCGGCAATTGCCCGGGCAACAGCGGCATCGATCTTTTTCTGTGCAGCCAATGCCTGCGCCTTACGGCGTTCACGCTCTTTCTGGGCCTCCTCCTGGCGGGCTTTTTCCGCCTCGGCCTCAGCCGCTTCGGCACTTGCGAGACCTGCTTTGAACGATTCCGGTATCTCGAATTTATAGGCTTCGACAGGTTTTGCCCACTCCTCCAACTCCTCTTCGCTGATCTCTTTATGGACTGGCTTGTGGGCGATACCTTTATGGCAATCGATACAGGTGTTGCCTTTCTCCATGGCGAAGACGTGTTGGTTGCGGGCACGCGGTTTCTGCTTTTCGGGATTCATCGTGTCCCAATCGTGGCAGTTGCGGCACTCTCTCGAATCCGTCTCCTTCATCGCCTGCCAGACCCGCCGTGCCATGGTCAGCCGATGAGCTTCAAACTTTTCAGGGGTATCCACAGTCCCCATGATTTTGTGCCAGATTTCATTACTGGCCTTTATCTTTCTAACGATTTTGTGCACCCAGGGACGGGGGACATGG
This sequence is a window from Candidatus Thiodiazotropha sp. LNASS1. Protein-coding genes within it:
- a CDS encoding cytochrome-c peroxidase, encoding MNQKVSLIVVSFLFLFGTGVQADKTDRLIRKANRYFEALPQTMPGSENDTPARIELGKQLYFDTRLSINDTQSCASCHPLGDGRGGMDNLPTSPGARGELGNRNTPTVLNAGWQSSQFWDGRAADLADQARQPILNPIEMGMPDEESVVKKLGAIPEYVEAFAKAYPDDTPPLSYANLAEAIAAFERTLRSESRFDDFMRGDKSALTTQEQSGLTRFIRHNCIRCHDGPMLGGTLIEKLGVYKDFHNTEDKGRHRVTGDEADEMMFKVASLRNVAITGPWFHDGSGKILEDVIRTMGSIQLDIELKEDEIADIAAFLATLTGKEFKNGQSEN
- a CDS encoding plastocyanin/azurin family copper-binding protein produces the protein MFRANIILLLLGLFVAPYTLAGETVTVIAKDYKFQPEEITVKVGTTVRWENHEKRQYHSAWFEVLGEEPGDYFFPGDIRERTFDKPGSYHYICEPHHESHQMKGVVHVVE
- a CDS encoding NapC/NirT family cytochrome c — encoded protein: MHQHSLFKSLLSRKVAFGATLGGAVLFMIIGVVLWGGFNTVMEATNTMEFCISCHEMEENVYAEFKGTAHDGNRSGVGASCPDCHVPRPWVHKIVRKIKASNEIWHKIMGTVDTPEKFEAHRLTMARRVWQAMKETDSRECRNCHDWDTMNPEKQKPRARNQHVFAMEKGNTCIDCHKGIAHKPVHKEISEEELEEWAKPVEAYKFEIPESFKAGLASAEAAEAEAEKARQEEAQKERERRKAQALAAQKKIDAAVARAIAAVKSNQTDDTTVPAVATRGFGVDWSGSPERLITLFYPGQTSMEWTLVGKYHGGARPFRAGDRCTVCHDKEAADMGEKMVTGQKAEPTPPVGKRGSIPVTVQAAHDDENLYLRFQWEDTEHVPVPFVDGGKMDPDNQVKLALMLATDEVEYASQAGCWGTCHEDLRTMPGHPEDAAAAGLNLDLSNGVTKYIKESRTKVEEKGRRGKKLGGWDKLKDDAAIQAERDAHKYMDLVRWNSNGKTENGYVLEQRIMDDGSKIDAQGWLEAGLWTVEVKRPLKSTGTGNISLEPGTVYNFGFAIHDDYTDARFHHVSLGYKLALDNDQAELNAVKAKVTAAVAAATPQKATASAGDEVDSGVDWSKTGERQITLFYPGQTSMEWTLVGKYHGGARPFRAGDRCTVCHDKETADMGEKMVTGQKAEPTPPEGKRAAIPVTVQATHDGENLYLRFQWEGTEHVPVPFVDGGKMDPDNQVKLAFMLATDEVEYASQAGCWGTCHEDLRTMPGHPEDPAASGLSLDFSQGVTKYIKESRTKVEEKGRRGKKLGGWDKLKDNAALQAELDAHKTMDLIRISSGNGSVENGYVLEQRIMTGGQALQGSITEEAGYWTATFKRKLKSELSDDVNIEKGTVYNFGFAIHDDYTDSRFHHVSLGYKLGLDNPDAEINAVAQ